A single region of the Kocuria rosea genome encodes:
- a CDS encoding CYTH and CHAD domain-containing protein, which yields MTAVAHREVERKYEFPEGAEARVDWSALEGCTVSAEPVEHRMEAVYHDTEDMALGRRLVALRRRRGGADDGWHVKFQGADGRHELQVPLLRTPDRMPASVRNLLAGLTGGQELRPVATLRTVRQVHRISDSTGAAVAELAVDVVDAVDERTGTARSWSEWEVELLDGTVPEVRQEQIFAAVEAVVFAAGGKPSTSRAKIARALGEDDDAPAGPGRKQDEKQPEGRSGKKAGSGTKNKKNKKNKNKAGRKGKPAGGPDVLRAVLGELAEQLVLWDFRVRLDVPDAVHQMRVTSRSLRSVLRAAKPFFDGAAAEELDARLRELARTLSAARDAEVTAELLAGRVEALEGRVGPAAAESLRQRAEEEARTAAAKVRRHVTGQEHLRLLADVQDFAARPPLTEECTRLSGREVADAVVHRALRKVVRVAEAELAGGPGGEGQLEHLHDVRKAVKRVRYVDAVLGRTGHRPGKQLRRAARDAEDYQDELGRIMDAAVVERWLAGTAAALGRSGADRYAVGALHGAEVLRLRAGTDGGADVVGVLLSQLREDLA from the coding sequence ATGACCGCCGTCGCCCACCGCGAGGTCGAGCGCAAGTACGAGTTCCCGGAGGGCGCCGAGGCCCGGGTGGACTGGAGCGCGCTGGAGGGGTGCACCGTCTCGGCGGAGCCCGTGGAGCACCGCATGGAGGCCGTCTACCACGACACCGAGGACATGGCCCTGGGGCGGCGCCTGGTCGCGCTGCGCCGCCGCCGGGGCGGGGCCGACGACGGGTGGCACGTGAAGTTCCAGGGCGCGGACGGACGCCACGAGCTGCAGGTGCCGCTGCTGCGCACCCCGGACCGGATGCCCGCGTCCGTGCGGAACCTCCTCGCCGGGCTGACCGGGGGACAGGAGCTGCGGCCGGTGGCGACCCTCCGCACCGTGCGGCAGGTGCACCGGATCAGCGACAGCACGGGGGCGGCGGTTGCGGAGCTCGCCGTGGACGTCGTGGACGCCGTCGACGAGCGCACGGGAACGGCGCGGTCCTGGTCGGAGTGGGAGGTCGAGCTCCTCGACGGCACGGTGCCCGAGGTGCGCCAGGAGCAGATCTTCGCCGCGGTCGAGGCCGTGGTCTTCGCGGCCGGCGGGAAGCCGTCCACCTCCCGGGCGAAGATCGCCCGTGCGCTCGGCGAGGACGACGACGCCCCGGCGGGGCCCGGCCGGAAGCAGGACGAGAAGCAGCCGGAGGGCAGGAGCGGCAAGAAGGCCGGGAGCGGCACGAAGAACAAGAAGAACAAGAAGAACAAGAACAAGGCGGGAAGGAAGGGGAAGCCGGCGGGCGGGCCGGACGTGCTGCGCGCGGTGCTCGGGGAGCTCGCCGAACAGCTGGTGCTCTGGGACTTCAGGGTCCGCCTCGACGTCCCGGACGCGGTGCACCAGATGCGCGTGACGTCCCGTTCCCTGCGCAGCGTGCTGAGGGCGGCCAAGCCGTTCTTCGACGGCGCGGCGGCGGAGGAGCTGGACGCCCGGCTGCGGGAGCTCGCCCGGACGCTGTCCGCGGCCCGGGACGCCGAGGTCACGGCGGAGCTGCTGGCCGGGCGCGTGGAGGCGCTCGAGGGGCGGGTGGGGCCGGCCGCGGCGGAGAGCCTGCGGCAGCGGGCCGAGGAGGAGGCACGGACGGCGGCCGCGAAGGTGCGCCGGCACGTCACGGGCCAGGAGCACCTGCGGCTCCTGGCGGACGTCCAGGACTTCGCCGCCCGTCCGCCGCTGACCGAGGAGTGCACCCGGCTCTCGGGGCGTGAGGTCGCCGACGCAGTGGTGCACCGGGCCCTGCGGAAGGTGGTGCGCGTGGCCGAGGCGGAGCTGGCCGGCGGCCCGGGCGGCGAGGGGCAGCTGGAGCACCTGCACGATGTCCGCAAGGCCGTCAAGCGCGTGCGCTACGTCGACGCCGTCCTCGGCCGGACCGGGCACCGGCCGGGCAAGCAGCTGCGGCGCGCGGCCCGGGACGCGGAGGACTACCAGGACGAGCTGGGCCGGATCATGGACGCCGCGGTGGTGGAGCGGTGGCTCGCGGGCACGGCGGCCGCCCTCGGGCGCTCCGGTGCGGACCGCTACGCCGTGGGGGCGCTGCACGGCGCCGAGGTCCTCCGCTTGCGGGCCGGGACCGACGG